The genomic interval AGCCTTCCCCAGCCCCGAACTGTTCCCGCTGCAGCGCCTGTCGCGCTCACTGGCCAGCGCCAGCCGCAGCATGGACCCGCGCATGGTGGTGACCGACCTGTCGCCCGGCAACCCGCAGCTGCGCCGGCAAATTGCCCTGCGCTACATGGTCGGTGGGCTGATGCTGCCAATGGAAGAGCTGCTGATCACCAACGGTGCACTGGAAGCCTTGAACTTGTGCCTGCAGGCCGTTACCCAGCCGGGCGACCTGGTAGCCATCGAGGCCCCCGCCTTCTATGCCTGCCTGCAAGTGCTGGAGCGGCTCAAACTCAAGGCTGTGGAAATCCCCGTGCACCCGCGCGAAGGCATGGACCTGGGGGCACTGGCGCAGACGCTGGAAAAGCACCCGGTAAAAGCCGTCTGGTGCATGACCAACTTCCAGAACCCGGTAGGCGCGAGCATGCCGGAGGCAAAGAAGCAGGCGCTGGTGGAACTGCTGGCGCGGCACCAGGTGCCGTTGATCGAAGACGACGTGTACGCCGAGCTGTACTACTCGCAGCAGGCGCCCAAGCCGGCCAAGGCCTTCGACACCCAGGGCCTGGTGATGCATTGCGGCTCGTTCGCCAAAAGCCTGGCCCCCGGTTACCGCATCGGCTGGGTGGCGGCCGGTCGCTTCGCGCAGAAGATCGAACGGCTGAAACTGATGACCTCGCTGTGCGCCTCGATGCCGGCCCAGGCAGCGATAGCCGACTACCTGCAGCACGGCGGCTACGACCGCCACCTGCGCAAACTGCGCTACGCCCTGGAAGGCCAGCAGGCCAACATGCTGGCGGCCATCTCCCGCCACTTCCCGGCGCAGACGCGGGTCAGCCAGCCCTCAGGAGGCTACTTCCTGTGGCTGGAACTGCCCGAGCAGATGGACGCCCTCAAGCTGTTCCACATGGCCCTGGCACAAGGTATCAGCATCGCCCCGGGGCCGATCTTTTCGCCCACCCGCCGCTTCGGCAACTGCATCCGTCTTAACTATGGCAGCCCCTGGCATGACGGG from Pseudomonas fortuita carries:
- the mapR gene encoding GntR family transcriptional regulator MpaR (MapR regulates genes involved in Pseudomonas quinolone signal (PQS) production and anthranilate metabolism), which codes for MKRYERFADDIAELIRSGVLGPGQRVPSVRYASQTHGVSPSTVFQAYYLLERRGLIRARPRSGYFVNAHAPRQFSEPQALQPVSESTDVDVSALVFSILDSIKDPNTIPFGSAFPSPELFPLQRLSRSLASASRSMDPRMVVTDLSPGNPQLRRQIALRYMVGGLMLPMEELLITNGALEALNLCLQAVTQPGDLVAIEAPAFYACLQVLERLKLKAVEIPVHPREGMDLGALAQTLEKHPVKAVWCMTNFQNPVGASMPEAKKQALVELLARHQVPLIEDDVYAELYYSQQAPKPAKAFDTQGLVMHCGSFAKSLAPGYRIGWVAAGRFAQKIERLKLMTSLCASMPAQAAIADYLQHGGYDRHLRKLRYALEGQQANMLAAISRHFPAQTRVSQPSGGYFLWLELPEQMDALKLFHMALAQGISIAPGPIFSPTRRFGNCIRLNYGSPWHDGAERAMETLGRIIRSF